The following proteins are encoded in a genomic region of Gimesia algae:
- a CDS encoding Hpt domain-containing protein, with translation MLYTLETTPVRSAFCDDEDFLELIEMFVDGIEEKKQILSQTVSSDQKDQIKTLAHQLKGAGAGYGFDELSQLASKLEEACKSEDRIEIAQQKEMLLHHLSRIVV, from the coding sequence ATGTTGTATACCTTAGAAACGACGCCTGTTCGATCGGCATTTTGTGATGATGAAGATTTCCTGGAACTGATTGAAATGTTCGTCGATGGGATCGAAGAGAAAAAGCAGATTTTGAGTCAGACAGTGAGCTCTGACCAGAAAGATCAGATTAAAACACTGGCGCATCAGCTGAAAGGCGCAGGTGCCGGTTATGGATTTGATGAACTTTCCCAGCTTGCTTCTAAACTGGAAGAAGCCTGCAAATCGGAAGATCGGATCGAAATTGCACAACAGAAAGAGATGTTGTTACATCATCTAAGTCGCATTGTCGTCTGA
- a CDS encoding LptF/LptG family permease, whose protein sequence is MRLLQRYVLFELLRVFTLMITVLTVLLVFVGAFQQATSQGLGVILVLKILPFIVPSMLPFTIPATLLLTVCVVYGRIAGDQEITAAKAAGINVLSLLWPSFILGGFLSLGSLILSDQIIPWAEKNIENTIACELETIFLEKLRSQNQIHDPTSGISITVMGVRDKTLLVPTFRYSPPNKKPVHLQAEEATLEFDLTNQQVILHISKGHIDFPGKPRFFVEKDTFPFPLPSQTTMAKPRHMSVKSIKSELIELSEKKIEFEFQRDIEVAMLLALGDFERFQSPEVNNDLPQDQLQEKRQNKLKTALSSRFALSCSCFFFVLVGCPFSIAQARRQFLTSFFLVFLPILLFYYPIVLLAINLAKQGKIEPTWSLWAGNAGLLIVAIHMLRKVLRN, encoded by the coding sequence ATGCGATTGTTACAGCGCTACGTTCTGTTTGAATTATTGCGCGTTTTTACACTCATGATTACGGTGCTAACCGTCCTGCTGGTATTTGTTGGCGCGTTCCAACAGGCAACCAGTCAGGGTCTGGGTGTGATTCTGGTTTTAAAGATTCTGCCGTTCATCGTTCCCAGTATGCTGCCCTTTACGATTCCGGCGACCCTGTTGCTGACGGTGTGTGTAGTTTATGGACGCATTGCCGGAGACCAGGAAATCACGGCAGCAAAAGCTGCGGGTATCAATGTGCTCTCACTTCTCTGGCCTTCTTTTATTCTGGGCGGCTTTCTGAGTCTGGGTTCACTGATTTTGAGCGACCAGATTATTCCCTGGGCGGAAAAAAATATCGAGAACACCATCGCCTGCGAACTTGAAACCATCTTCCTGGAAAAACTGCGGTCACAAAATCAGATCCATGACCCGACCAGCGGAATCTCCATCACCGTCATGGGCGTGCGCGACAAGACTCTGCTCGTCCCCACGTTTCGCTATTCACCTCCCAACAAGAAACCCGTCCATCTTCAGGCAGAAGAAGCGACCCTGGAATTTGATCTCACCAATCAGCAGGTCATCCTGCATATTTCCAAAGGGCATATCGACTTCCCTGGAAAACCACGATTCTTTGTCGAAAAAGATACGTTTCCGTTCCCGCTCCCCAGCCAGACCACCATGGCCAAACCCAGACACATGAGTGTGAAATCCATCAAATCCGAGCTGATAGAACTCAGCGAGAAAAAAATCGAGTTCGAATTCCAGCGCGATATCGAAGTGGCCATGCTGTTAGCTCTGGGAGATTTTGAACGCTTTCAATCACCCGAAGTCAACAATGACCTTCCACAGGATCAACTTCAGGAAAAACGCCAGAACAAACTCAAAACAGCCCTCTCCAGCCGCTTCGCTTTAAGTTGCAGCTGCTTCTTTTTTGTACTGGTGGGCTGCCCCTTTTCTATCGCCCAGGCACGACGACAGTTTCTCACCAGCTTCTTTCTGGTATTCCTGCCAATTCTGCTCTTTTATTACCCCATTGTGTTACTGGCTATCAACCTGGCCAAGCAGGGAAAGATTGAGCCAACGTGGTCCCTCTGGGCGGGTAACGCAGGTCTGCTGATCGTCGCGATTCACATGCTGCGAAAAGTACTGCGAAATTAA
- a CDS encoding alpha/beta hydrolase family protein → MDCVLHLSQERRLLVTCCVLFSLVSLPDVSRAESKAADSQFVDIPEQGEVHFETTQQEDKVPARFHLEPHSFPFTCQFKRMSGPVRVYDVTFPSPVKTPVTENNIVHGHYYQPEGPGPFPACVCLHILGGGFELSEMSANSLARQGIAALTIKMPYYAERRGAGAQSRRRMISFVPEHTAEGMTQAVLDIRRAAAWLGNRQEVDAERLGVTGISLGGIMSALSAEAEPRFKKVAIYLGGGNLALGIWENPHKDAKRFRQHWLDNGGTFKSFLEIMSPVDPHTYGKLLQDRDVLMVAAKHDEILPPKSAVALWESMGKKPELVWLDAGHISAAMYIFGETRRLTTFFSDWNEKKRSADSTGS, encoded by the coding sequence ATGGATTGTGTACTTCACCTGTCACAGGAACGACGTCTTCTGGTTACCTGTTGTGTTTTGTTCTCTCTGGTCAGTCTGCCAGATGTGAGTCGAGCTGAATCAAAAGCAGCGGATTCTCAGTTCGTAGACATTCCAGAGCAGGGGGAGGTTCACTTCGAGACCACGCAGCAAGAAGATAAAGTTCCAGCGCGGTTCCACCTTGAGCCTCACTCGTTTCCATTCACCTGTCAGTTTAAACGGATGAGTGGCCCGGTACGGGTGTATGACGTTACATTTCCTTCCCCCGTGAAAACGCCTGTCACGGAAAATAACATAGTGCACGGCCATTATTACCAGCCTGAAGGTCCGGGACCGTTTCCTGCCTGTGTGTGCCTGCATATTCTAGGGGGGGGATTTGAATTGTCAGAGATGTCTGCGAATTCTCTGGCACGGCAGGGGATTGCGGCGCTGACTATCAAAATGCCTTATTACGCTGAGCGACGTGGTGCAGGCGCACAGAGTCGACGACGAATGATTTCTTTTGTGCCCGAACATACGGCAGAGGGCATGACTCAGGCGGTGCTGGATATCCGGCGGGCAGCGGCGTGGCTGGGGAACCGTCAGGAAGTGGATGCAGAGCGACTGGGAGTCACTGGAATCAGTCTGGGAGGCATCATGTCAGCCCTGTCCGCGGAAGCAGAGCCTCGATTCAAGAAAGTGGCGATCTATCTGGGCGGGGGAAATCTGGCGCTGGGGATCTGGGAAAATCCACACAAGGATGCAAAACGGTTTCGTCAACATTGGCTGGACAATGGAGGGACGTTTAAGTCATTTCTGGAAATCATGTCGCCCGTGGATCCGCATACTTATGGCAAACTGTTACAGGATCGTGATGTGCTGATGGTGGCTGCGAAGCATGATGAAATTCTCCCCCCGAAAAGCGCAGTGGCTTTATGGGAATCAATGGGAAAGAAGCCGGAACTGGTCTGGCTGGATGCGGGGCATATCTCGGCGGCAATGTATATCTTTGGAGAAACGCGACGGTTGACCACATTTTTCTCCGATTGGAATGAAAAGAAGCGGAGTGCCGATTCAACCGGCTCTTAA